A single region of the Paraburkholderia sprentiae WSM5005 genome encodes:
- a CDS encoding restriction endonuclease — protein MTKNKKSEMPVDAERLIQEVLAEIGWSADPAEVARGVRRLDIGLPAEDEFSVVCAWLGKCELLHKLDQQQVPVASRAKFQVPDLLAKFTTQTNRSPMLIEVKSKQSNTLSFRPDYLERLINYSDLVGMPLLIAWKFHSLWMLFEAKHLRKANKNFNITLGTAGQENLLGMLAGDVAYKIGAGAGIHLRFRKDSLISTKKSDDGWIEQWKMTIDDVAFSNYDGTRLTNLDSDVQSLFTAWNLEDHEEHTESHIYQRFVAGHEGIQFAHTALVKLLNWESPNDDRPHWRGLLRKEQVVASVANFSSALKSAFRQKIVSHIFHLQPQAVPDFLRLAKRGATE, from the coding sequence ATGACAAAAAACAAAAAGAGCGAGATGCCAGTCGATGCTGAAAGACTTATACAGGAAGTCCTTGCAGAAATAGGGTGGTCGGCGGATCCAGCTGAGGTGGCCCGCGGTGTACGTCGTTTGGATATTGGGTTGCCCGCCGAAGATGAGTTCTCCGTCGTCTGCGCATGGCTCGGCAAGTGCGAGTTGCTCCATAAGCTCGACCAGCAGCAGGTGCCCGTCGCATCCCGGGCGAAGTTCCAAGTGCCTGATCTTCTTGCCAAATTCACAACGCAAACGAACAGGTCGCCGATGCTGATCGAGGTTAAGTCGAAGCAAAGCAATACGCTCTCATTCCGGCCCGACTATCTCGAACGACTTATCAACTACTCCGATCTAGTCGGGATGCCACTCTTGATCGCGTGGAAGTTTCACAGCTTGTGGATGTTGTTCGAGGCGAAGCATCTTCGGAAGGCAAACAAGAACTTCAACATCACGTTAGGCACCGCAGGACAAGAAAATCTGCTCGGGATGCTCGCTGGAGACGTGGCGTATAAGATCGGTGCAGGCGCGGGAATTCATCTTCGGTTCCGTAAGGACAGTCTGATCAGCACGAAAAAGAGCGATGATGGTTGGATAGAACAGTGGAAAATGACTATCGATGATGTTGCTTTTAGTAACTATGACGGAACACGTCTGACCAACCTCGACAGTGACGTTCAATCGCTTTTCACTGCATGGAACTTGGAAGACCATGAAGAGCATACAGAATCGCATATTTATCAGCGCTTTGTTGCTGGTCATGAGGGTATCCAGTTCGCTCACACGGCCTTGGTCAAGCTGCTCAACTGGGAGTCTCCGAACGATGATCGCCCTCACTGGCGTGGCCTGCTGAGGAAGGAACAGGTCGTCGCGAGCGTCGCAAATTTTTCTTCCGCTTTGAAAAGCGCCTTCCGGCAGAAGATCGTGTCGCACATATTTCATTTGCAACCGCAGGCTGTGCCGGATTTCTTGCGTCTCGCAAAGAGGGGCGCGACGGAATGA